A window of Pseudomonadota bacterium contains these coding sequences:
- the pseC gene encoding UDP-4-amino-4,6-dideoxy-N-acetyl-beta-L-altrosamine transaminase — MQFLPYGRQSIDESDIEAVVAVLRSDFLTQGPGVDRFENALAQHAGARHAIAVNSGTAALHAAYFAAGLGPGDEIITSPLTFVATANAARYLGASVRLVDVEPDTGNLDPRLVATAITPQTRLIVPVDYAGHPADYDAINALAGQHGLTVVADAAHSLGASVGGRAVGTLAQLTEVSFHPVKPLTTGEGGAVLTDDPALAARAARFRTHGITKDPAHLRCNEGPWYYEMQDLGLNYRLTDLQCALGFSQLGRLDAFIARRRAIAHRYSEAFSAIDALQVPVVRPHVEPGWHLYVLRVRDASRRRAFFERLRDLGLGVQVHYIPVHYQPYYEQLGFRRGQYPVAEDWYARAVSIPIYPTMSDGDVESVIERVRQAVREIL; from the coding sequence GTGCAGTTTCTGCCCTATGGTCGACAGTCGATTGACGAGAGCGACATCGAAGCGGTTGTCGCGGTGCTGCGCAGCGACTTCCTCACCCAGGGCCCAGGCGTAGATCGCTTCGAGAACGCCCTCGCCCAGCACGCCGGCGCGCGGCACGCCATCGCTGTGAACTCAGGCACCGCCGCCCTGCACGCGGCCTACTTCGCCGCGGGCCTGGGCCCGGGAGACGAGATCATCACATCGCCCCTGACCTTCGTGGCCACAGCCAACGCCGCGCGCTATCTGGGCGCGTCGGTTCGCCTGGTCGACGTGGAGCCCGACACCGGAAACCTCGACCCGCGGCTGGTGGCAACGGCCATCACGCCCCAGACCCGCCTCATCGTGCCGGTCGACTACGCTGGCCATCCGGCAGACTACGACGCCATCAACGCCCTCGCAGGTCAGCACGGCCTCACGGTGGTTGCCGACGCAGCCCATTCCCTGGGGGCGTCAGTCGGCGGGCGAGCCGTGGGAACCCTGGCACAGCTCACCGAGGTGAGCTTTCACCCCGTCAAGCCCCTCACCACAGGCGAAGGGGGCGCCGTGCTCACCGACGACCCTGCGCTGGCTGCGAGAGCCGCGCGCTTCCGGACCCACGGCATCACGAAAGACCCCGCGCACCTGCGCTGCAATGAAGGCCCGTGGTACTACGAGATGCAAGACCTCGGCCTCAACTACCGCCTCACCGATCTGCAGTGCGCCCTCGGCTTCAGCCAGCTGGGCCGGCTCGACGCCTTCATCGCACGCCGACGCGCCATCGCCCATCGCTACAGCGAGGCGTTCAGCGCCATCGACGCGCTGCAGGTTCCCGTGGTTCGACCCCACGTGGAACCGGGCTGGCACCTCTATGTGCTGCGGGTTCGTGACGCGTCACGGCGACGCGCCTTCTTCGAGCGCCTGCGCGACCTCGGCCTGGGCGTGCAGGTGCACTACATCCCCGTGCACTACCAGCCGTACTACGAGCAGCTCGGGTTCCGCCGGGGGCAATACCCCGTGGCCGAAGACTGGTACGCCCGCGCGGTGTCGATTCCCATCTATCCGACGATGTCTGATGGCGACGTGGAGAGCGTCATCGAACGCGTGCGCCAGGCGGTTCGAGAGATTCTGTAG
- the pseB gene encoding UDP-N-acetylglucosamine 4,6-dehydratase (inverting), translated as MQLLDGQTILITGGTGSFGKTFVKHALEHTAARKIIIFSRDELKQYDMQQEYRSESRLRFFLGDVRDYDRLLRAFDGVDCVVHAAALKQIPAAEYNPFEAVKTNVLGAKNIIDAAINQNVGNVVALSTDKASSPINLYGATKLVSDKLFVDGNAYVGASRRTRFAVVRYGNVVGSRGSVIPLFKKLAPTGVLPITDPRMTRFWLTLTQAVEMVMDSLTRMHGGEIFVPKIPSMRITDLAKAIAPEARLETVGIRYGEKLHEEMISVHDAYRTIDIGPCYVICPDGDWWKEKAAHSSVPVAPDFSYTSDSNTQWLTVEQLREMI; from the coding sequence ATGCAGCTTCTAGACGGCCAGACCATCTTGATCACGGGCGGCACCGGCTCGTTCGGCAAGACCTTTGTCAAGCACGCGCTCGAGCACACGGCGGCCCGGAAGATCATCATCTTCAGCCGAGACGAGCTGAAGCAGTACGACATGCAGCAGGAATACCGCAGCGAGAGCCGACTGCGCTTCTTCCTGGGAGACGTACGCGACTACGATCGCCTGCTACGGGCCTTCGATGGCGTCGACTGCGTCGTGCACGCGGCCGCACTCAAGCAGATCCCGGCAGCCGAGTACAATCCGTTCGAGGCGGTCAAGACCAATGTGCTGGGCGCCAAGAACATCATCGACGCGGCCATCAACCAGAACGTGGGAAACGTGGTCGCCCTCAGCACCGACAAGGCCAGCAGCCCCATCAACCTGTACGGTGCCACAAAGCTGGTGAGCGACAAGCTGTTCGTCGATGGCAACGCCTATGTGGGCGCCTCGAGAAGGACGCGCTTCGCGGTGGTGCGCTACGGCAACGTGGTGGGCAGTCGGGGAAGCGTCATCCCCTTGTTCAAGAAGCTGGCCCCCACCGGCGTGCTGCCCATCACCGACCCGCGCATGACGCGATTCTGGCTGACCCTGACCCAGGCGGTGGAGATGGTGATGGATTCGCTCACGCGCATGCACGGCGGCGAGATCTTCGTGCCCAAGATCCCGAGCATGCGCATCACCGATCTGGCGAAAGCCATCGCCCCGGAGGCCCGGCTCGAGACCGTGGGCATACGCTACGGTGAGAAGCTGCACGAAGAGATGATCTCGGTGCACGACGCCTATCGCACGATCGACATCGGCCCCTGCTACGTCATCTGCCCGGATGGCGACTGGTGGAAGGAGAAAGCTGCCCACAGCAGCGTTCCGGTCGCGCCCGACTTCTCGTACACCAGCGACTCGAACACGCAGTGGCTAACGGTGGAGCAGCTGCGAGAGATGATCTAG
- the pseF gene encoding pseudaminic acid cytidylyltransferase, which translates to MNIAIIPARGGSRRIPRKNIKPFGGRPMIAYAIEAAKASGLFEHVVVSTDDDEIARIAREMGADTPFVRPPELSDDHASTVPVIAHAITACQALGWTVDLACCIYPCVPFIEVSDIAAGLALLKSTGADYCFPVTAFPSAIQRALKRDPEGRMAPFSPEFEMCRTQDLEPAYYDVGQFYWGAARSWQVNTKVHSGGVGLVIPSWRVVDIDTVDDWARAEMIHQAFFRG; encoded by the coding sequence ATGAACATCGCCATCATTCCCGCGCGTGGAGGCAGCCGGCGCATTCCGCGCAAGAACATCAAGCCCTTTGGCGGCAGGCCCATGATTGCCTATGCCATCGAGGCCGCAAAGGCGTCAGGCCTGTTCGAGCATGTGGTCGTCTCCACCGATGACGACGAGATCGCGCGCATCGCGCGTGAGATGGGGGCAGATACACCGTTCGTGCGCCCCCCTGAGCTGTCAGACGATCATGCGTCCACGGTGCCGGTGATCGCGCACGCCATCACAGCCTGTCAGGCATTGGGGTGGACCGTCGATCTCGCCTGCTGCATCTACCCGTGCGTGCCCTTCATCGAGGTGAGCGACATCGCGGCCGGCCTGGCGTTGCTGAAATCGACCGGCGCCGATTACTGCTTTCCGGTGACTGCGTTCCCATCTGCCATTCAGAGGGCATTGAAGAGAGATCCGGAAGGGCGAATGGCACCGTTCTCTCCGGAGTTCGAGATGTGTCGCACCCAGGATCTGGAACCCGCCTATTATGACGTGGGCCAGTTCTACTGGGGCGCAGCTCGCTCCTGGCAGGTGAACACGAAGGTGCACAGCGGAGGGGTGGGGCTCGTCATTCCGAGCTGGCGCGTGGTAGACATCGATACCGTCGACGACTGGGCACGCGCCGAGATGATTCATCAGGCATTCTTCAGAGGTTGA
- a CDS encoding pseudaminic acid biosynthesis-associated methylase, with the protein MRESYATEQEQLWAGEFGTDYIKRNRGERALASNLALLSRALRSAQEVSSCIEFGANIGLNLRAMQLLLPGIEAHAIEINHEATRELAQVIPQSRIHHTSILDFEPQQTWDLVLTKGVLIHMNPACLPQVYDKLVAACRRYLLVAEYYNPSPVTVSYRGHEGQLFKRDFAGEIMERHEKVRLLDYGFAYRRDPKFPQDDITWFLMEVS; encoded by the coding sequence ATGAGAGAATCGTACGCGACCGAGCAGGAGCAGCTCTGGGCCGGTGAGTTCGGAACCGACTACATCAAGCGCAATCGCGGCGAGCGCGCGCTGGCGTCGAACCTGGCGCTTCTGTCGAGGGCGCTTCGCTCCGCACAGGAGGTCTCAAGCTGCATCGAATTCGGCGCCAACATCGGGCTGAACCTCAGGGCGATGCAGCTGCTGCTTCCGGGCATCGAGGCGCACGCCATCGAGATCAATCACGAGGCCACGCGTGAGCTGGCGCAGGTCATTCCGCAATCGAGGATACACCACACGTCAATCCTCGATTTCGAGCCTCAGCAGACGTGGGATCTGGTGCTCACGAAGGGCGTGCTCATCCACATGAACCCGGCGTGCCTGCCGCAGGTGTACGACAAGCTCGTCGCCGCGTGCCGTCGGTATCTCCTTGTCGCCGAGTACTACAACCCGAGCCCTGTGACGGTCTCCTACAGAGGGCACGAAGGTCAGCTGTTCAAGCGAGACTTTGCGGGTGAGATCATGGAGCGGCACGAAAAGGTGCGCTTGCTCGACTACGGCTTCGCCTATCGACGTGACCCCAAGTTCCCGCAGGACGATATCACGTGGTTCTTGATGGAAGTCTCCTGA
- a CDS encoding PIG-L family deacetylase encodes MVVAAHPDDEVLGVGATIHRMVHEWGCQVHVVILGEGLTARVDRDDRSAQASNLASHRDCIEQARHRLGYQSVGIHAFPDNRFDSVDLLDLIKTVEAEKHRFTPDYVFTHHAGDLNVDHRKTFEAVLTATRPLPGETVKGLFSFETFSATEWAFGLPESVFRPDMFIAVTNENLEAKQEAMERYVFERRDYPHPRSARALEIFARAHGSRCGAELVEAFETVRLMM; translated from the coding sequence ATGGTGGTGGCCGCGCACCCCGACGATGAGGTTCTGGGGGTTGGCGCCACGATTCACCGAATGGTTCACGAATGGGGCTGCCAGGTCCACGTCGTCATCCTCGGCGAAGGCCTGACCGCTCGCGTTGATCGCGACGACCGCAGCGCCCAGGCGAGCAACCTCGCAAGTCACCGCGACTGCATCGAACAGGCCCGCCATCGCCTCGGCTACCAGAGCGTGGGGATTCATGCCTTTCCAGACAATCGCTTCGACTCGGTCGACCTGCTCGACCTCATCAAGACAGTCGAGGCCGAGAAGCACCGCTTCACCCCTGACTACGTCTTCACGCACCACGCGGGTGACCTGAACGTCGACCACCGAAAGACGTTCGAGGCCGTTCTGACAGCCACCCGACCGCTCCCCGGCGAAACGGTCAAGGGGCTCTTCAGCTTTGAGACCTTCTCCGCGACGGAGTGGGCATTTGGCCTTCCCGAATCGGTCTTCAGGCCCGACATGTTCATTGCCGTGACCAACGAGAACCTCGAAGCCAAGCAAGAGGCCATGGAAAGATACGTCTTCGAGAGACGCGACTATCCCCACCCACGCTCAGCGCGAGCGCTGGAGATCTTTGCACGAGCGCACGGGAGCCGCTGTGGGGCCGAGCTGGTGGAAGCATTCGAGACCGTGCGACTTATGATGTAG